The Pochonia chlamydosporia 170 chromosome 1, whole genome shotgun sequence genome window below encodes:
- a CDS encoding 5-methyltetrahydropteroyltriglutamate-homocysteine S-methyltransferase (similar to Coccidioides immitis RS XP_001244621.1), giving the protein MVQSAILGFPRMGVNRDLKKATEAYWGGKISQADLLTEAKRLRLAHWKIQKDAGVDIIPSNDFALYDQVLCHIQDFGAVPERYTKDGLDTVDQYFAMGRGHQKGGIDVPSLEMVKWFDSNYHYVKPTLQDNQTFKLVDSPKAVVEFNEAKEAGINTRPVLVGPVSFLHLGKADRGQSVDPIDLLDKLVPVYEQLLVKLKEAGAETVQIDEPTLVFDLPAKTKAAFKPTYEKLASLGDKIPKLVFTTYFGDIVHNLDLLPKDIYAVHIDLVRNPEQLETVAGALGPKTILSAGVVDGRNIWKTNFKRAIETVETAVQKLGKERVIVATSSSLLHTPHTLASEKKLDAEVADWFSFASEKAVEIAIIAKAVTEGPASVREQLEANAKSMQARTTSSRTNDPKVKDRQSKVTAKDHERLSEFTTRIAAQQKKLNLPLFPTTTIGSFPQTSEIRVQRNKFTKGEISQEQYDKFIEEEIKQNVKIQEELGLDVFVHGEPERNDMVQYFGERLDGYAFTTHAWVQSYGSRCVRPPIIVGDISRPAPMTVKESKYAVSVSSKPMKGMLTGPVTCLRWSFPRDDVHQSVQAQQLALALRDEVVDLEKAGVDVIQVDEPALREGLPLRSGKERDAYLEWAVNAFKLSTAGVEDATQIHSHFCYSEFQDFFHAIAALDADVLSIENSKSDAKLLRVFVDSAYPRHIGPGVYDIHSPRVPSEQEIRDRIEEMLQFLKPEQLWIDPDCGLKTRQWKETKEALVNMVNAAKFFRTKYAK; this is encoded by the exons ATGGTCCAGTCCGCGATTCTCGGTTTCCCCCGCATGGGAGTCAACCGTGACCTGAAGAAGGCCACCGAGGCTT ACTGGGGTGGAAAGATCTCTCAGGCTGACCTCCTCACTGAGGCCAAGCGCCTGCGTCTTGCCCACTGGAAGATCCAGAAGGATGCCGGTGTCGACATCATCCCCAGCAACGACTTCGCCCTGTACGACCAGGTCCTCTGCCACATTCAGGACTTTGGT GCCGTCCCCGAGCGCTACACCAAGGATGGCCTTGATACTGTTGACCAGTACTTCGCCATGGGCCGTGGCCACCAGAAGGGCGGCATTGACGTCCCCAGTCTGGAAATGGTCAAGTGGTTCGACTCCAACTACCACTACGTGAAGCCCACTCTCCAGGACAACCAGACCTTCAAGCTGGTCGACAGCCCCAaggctgttgttgagttcaacgaggccaaggaggccgGTATCAACACCCGCCCCGTCCTTGTCGGCCCTGTTTCCTTCCTCCACCTCGGCAAGGCCGACCGTGGCCAGTCCGTCGACCCCATCGACTTGCTCGACAAGCTGGTGCCCGTCTacgagcagcttctcgtcaagctcaaggaggCTGGTGCCGAGACTGTCCAGATCGACGAGCCCACTCTGGTCTTCGATCTCcccgccaagaccaaggctgCTTTCAAGCCTACCTATGAGAAGCTCGCCAGCCTGGGTGACAAGATCCCCAAGCTTGTCTTCACCACCTACTTCGGTGACATCGTCCACAACCTTGACCTCCTCCCCAAGGACATCTATGCCGTCCACATTGACCTGGTCCGAAACCCTGAGCAGCTCGAGACTGTTGCCGGTGCTCTTGGCCCCAAGACCATCCTCTCTGCTGGTGTCGTTGACGGCCGCAACATCTGGAAGACCAACTTCAAGCGTGCCATCGAGACCGTTGAGACCGCTGTTCAGAAGCTCGGCAAGGAGCGCGTGATTGTCGCCACCTCCAGCTCTCTCCTCCACACTCCCCACACCCTGGccagcgagaagaagctggatgCTGAAGTCGCTGACTGGTTCTCTTTCGCCTCCGAGAAGGCTGTTGAgattgccatcatcgccaaggcTGTCACCGAAGGCCCTGCCTCCGTCCGCGAGCAGCTTGAGGCCAACGCCAAGTCCATGCAGGCTCGTACCACCTCCTCCCGCACCAACGACCCCAAGGTCAAGGACCGCCAGTCCAAGGTCACTGCCAAGGACCACGAGCGTCTGTCCGAGTTCACCACTCGTATTGCCGCccagcagaagaagcttaaCCTGCCCCTCTtccccaccaccaccattgGTTCTTTCCCCCAGACCTCCGAGATTCGTGTCCAGCGAAACAAGTTCACCAAGGGTGAGATCAGCCAGGAGCAGTATGACAAGTTCATTGAGGAGGAGATCAAGCAGAACGTCAAGATCCAGGAGGAGCTTGGCCTCGATGTCTTCGTCCACGGTGAGCCTGAGCGTAACGACATGGTCCAGTACTTTGGTGAGCGCCTGGACGGCTATGCCTTCACCACCCACGCCTGGGTCCAGAGCTACGGTTCTCGCTGCGTCCGACCTCCCATCATTGTCGGTGACATCTCCCGACCTGCCCCCATGACCGTCAAGGAGTCCAAGTACGccgtctccgtctccagCAAGCCCATGAAGGGTATGCTTACTGGTCCCGTCACTTGCTTGCGATGGTCTTTCCCTCGTGACGACGTTCACCAGTCCGTTCAGGCTCAGCAGCTTGCTCTTGCCCTCCGTGACGAGGTTGTTGACCTCGAGAAGGCTGGCGTCGACGTTATCCAGGTCGACGAGCCTGCTCTGCGTGAGGGTCTCCCTCTCCGCTCCGGTAAGGAGCGTGACGCCTACCTCGAGTGGGCCGTCAACGCCTTCAAGCTGTCCACTGCTGGTGTCGAGGATGCTACCCAGATCCACTCTCACTTCTGCTACTCCGAGTTCCAGGACTTCTtccatgccattgccgctcTTGATGCCGACGTCTTGTCCATTGAGAACAGCAAGTCTGATGCCAAGCTCCTCCGTGTCTTCGTTGACTCTGCTTACCCCCGACACATTGGACCTGGTGTCTACGACATCCACTCCCCTCGTGTCCCCAGCGAGCAGGAGATCCGTGACCGCATTGAGGAGATGCTTCAGTTCCTCAAGCCTGAGCAGCTCTGGATCGACCCTGACTGCGGTCTCAAGACCCGTCAGTGGAAGGAGACCAAGGAGGCTCtggtcaacatggtcaaCGCCGCCAAGTTCTTCCGCACCAAGTATGCCAAATAA